A genomic stretch from Flavobacterium nitratireducens includes:
- a CDS encoding chloride channel protein has protein sequence MFKKYFSKLEIIIDWAQSILTPKQFIFLSSVLVGISAAFAVIALKTFAHWVYLFATYVNSILKLSFINSILPIAGLLLTILVVKRLLGGTIEKGTPQILYAVAKKASIIPRKQMYAQIMTSSLTVGLGGSAGLESPIVVTGAAFGSNFAQNYKLSYKDRTLLIGCGVAAGIAAAFNAPIAGVLFAIEFLLVDVSISAFTPIMIAAAAGALVSEIILDETVLLNFRQQQDFDYHKIPFYVLLGILTGFFSVYYTRNFRRTEHFFSHLRMNPYKKGLLGASILAVLIFVFPTLFGEGYESIKILADNNAGELLENTLFSSYQNNRWIILLFVGATMMMKVFATSITLGSGGNGGNFAPSLFVGSYIGYVFSKAINLTGIAHLPISNFTMVGMAGILSGLFHAPLTAIFLIAEITGGYSLLLPLMIVASISFAISKRFEKHSMDVKDLVKKGHAFTSNKDHNVLSTLNTNSIIQTDFLTVSPNDNLEKLVDLISHSNQTYFAVVDQENHLLGIVNFNNIREIIFNKYRVKYTLIKEIMIAPLDVVYPFNSMEVVMDKFEKTKATFLPVVKDEKYFGFISKAAALEAYRSKLRSMTIE, from the coding sequence ATGTTCAAAAAATATTTTTCTAAACTAGAAATTATCATTGATTGGGCACAATCTATCTTAACCCCAAAGCAATTTATTTTTCTGTCGAGTGTTTTAGTGGGAATTTCGGCGGCATTTGCTGTAATTGCATTAAAAACTTTTGCGCACTGGGTTTATTTATTTGCTACCTATGTCAACAGTATTCTAAAGTTAAGTTTCATCAATAGTATTTTACCTATTGCTGGACTCTTGCTTACTATTTTAGTTGTCAAACGTCTTTTAGGAGGAACAATAGAAAAAGGAACACCACAAATTTTATATGCAGTAGCTAAAAAAGCCAGTATAATTCCAAGAAAACAGATGTATGCTCAAATCATGACTTCTTCTTTAACTGTTGGTCTGGGAGGATCCGCAGGTTTAGAAAGCCCTATCGTTGTAACAGGAGCGGCATTTGGATCTAATTTTGCACAAAATTACAAGTTGAGTTATAAAGACAGAACACTACTCATTGGTTGTGGTGTAGCTGCTGGAATTGCTGCGGCCTTCAACGCACCTATCGCAGGAGTTTTATTTGCTATCGAATTTTTGTTAGTCGATGTTAGTATTTCGGCATTTACGCCTATCATGATTGCTGCTGCTGCCGGTGCATTGGTTTCTGAAATCATTTTAGATGAAACTGTTTTATTGAACTTTAGACAACAACAAGATTTTGACTATCACAAAATTCCTTTTTATGTTTTATTAGGTATACTTACGGGATTTTTCTCGGTCTATTATACTAGAAATTTTAGAAGAACAGAACATTTTTTCTCCCATTTAAGAATGAATCCTTACAAAAAGGGACTTTTAGGGGCATCTATTTTAGCGGTTCTCATTTTTGTTTTTCCAACTTTATTTGGAGAAGGTTATGAAAGTATCAAAATCCTTGCCGATAACAATGCAGGTGAATTATTAGAAAACACCTTATTTAGTTCGTACCAAAACAACCGATGGATTATCCTTCTATTTGTTGGAGCTACGATGATGATGAAAGTTTTTGCAACTTCAATTACCCTAGGGTCAGGAGGTAATGGAGGAAACTTTGCTCCATCCCTTTTTGTAGGTTCGTACATAGGATATGTATTTTCAAAAGCAATAAACCTAACAGGAATTGCTCATTTGCCCATAAGCAATTTTACAATGGTAGGAATGGCTGGAATTTTGAGCGGATTATTTCATGCACCACTTACCGCCATCTTCTTAATTGCAGAAATTACAGGTGGTTACAGTTTATTATTACCACTTATGATTGTTGCTTCAATCAGTTTTGCCATTTCAAAACGATTTGAAAAACACTCAATGGATGTAAAAGATTTGGTTAAAAAGGGACATGCTTTTACCAGTAATAAAGACCACAACGTGCTGTCAACATTAAACACCAATTCTATTATTCAAACTGATTTTTTAACCGTTTCACCTAACGATAACCTCGAAAAATTAGTAGATTTAATTTCACATTCTAACCAAACTTATTTTGCAGTAGTTGATCAAGAAAATCACCTATTAGGAATTGTTAATTTCAACAATATCCGTGAAATTATTTTTAATAAATACCGAGTAAAATATACACTCATCAAAGAAATTATGATTGCTCCTCTTGATGTAGTATATCCATTTAACAGTATGGAAGTGGTGATGGATAAATTTGAAAAAACGAAAGCGACTTTCCTTCCCGTTGTGAAAGACGAAAAATACTTTGGTTTCATTTCTAAGGCAGCTGCACTAGAAGCCTATAGAAGTAAGTTAAGATCAATGACTATAGAATAA
- a CDS encoding Fic family protein, whose product MWNIDTTYRTEFQEIFDRLYEKKQLLQSSRPLPSMALNKIRESLSIEWTYNSNSIEGNTLSLRETQMVLQEGITIKGKSLREHFETHNHDKAIDYLFSIINDTYKLRSIDILSIHGLVLRSIEDDFAGRLRNGGVRITGANFIPPNANKVPDLLDELIEFINKNPLQLNDIELATIFHHKLVWIHPFFDGNGRTVRLSMNLILMRCGFPPAIILKNDRKKYYEALNQANNGNYQKLMLLMSQALERTLNIYLNAMPDNGNDYQKISDIVNEPNATYGQEYISLLARTGKIDAYKEGRNWYTSKEAIDNYIATRKRKR is encoded by the coding sequence ATGTGGAATATAGACACGACATATAGAACTGAATTTCAGGAAATATTCGATAGATTGTATGAGAAAAAACAACTTTTACAATCTTCTCGACCATTACCCTCTATGGCATTAAATAAAATTCGGGAAAGTCTTTCTATAGAATGGACCTATAATTCAAACAGTATCGAAGGTAATACACTGAGCCTAAGAGAAACCCAAATGGTTTTACAGGAAGGAATTACTATAAAAGGTAAATCCTTACGGGAACACTTTGAAACACATAATCATGACAAAGCCATAGATTATTTATTTTCAATAATAAATGACACTTATAAATTAAGAAGTATCGATATCCTTTCAATTCATGGTTTAGTGTTACGTTCCATTGAAGATGATTTTGCAGGCAGATTACGCAATGGAGGGGTTCGAATTACTGGCGCAAATTTTATCCCTCCAAATGCTAATAAAGTACCTGATTTACTGGATGAATTAATTGAATTTATCAATAAAAATCCATTGCAATTAAATGATATTGAGCTTGCTACTATTTTTCATCATAAATTAGTATGGATTCATCCGTTTTTTGATGGCAATGGAAGAACAGTACGATTATCAATGAATTTAATTTTAATGCGTTGTGGTTTCCCTCCGGCCATTATACTTAAAAATGATCGTAAAAAATATTACGAAGCATTAAATCAGGCTAACAATGGCAATTATCAGAAACTAATGCTCCTGATGAGTCAGGCTCTTGAACGTACTTTAAATATATATCTGAATGCAATGCCTGATAACGGCAACGATTATCAAAAAATTTCAGACATAGTTAATGAGCCTAATGCTACATACGGACAAGAATATATTAGTTTACTAGCCAGAACAGGAAAGATAGATGCCTATAAAGAAGGTAGAAATTGGTACACAAGTAAAGAAGCTATAGATAATTACATAGCTACAAGAAAACGAAAACGCTAA
- a CDS encoding aminopeptidase, protein MYIEIVIKPKFTLKAFFKILMSIIVIFAGQKKVLAQHKNQLFVDVDTETHVLHVNQKITYFNTTNDTISRIILNDWNHAYSNLQTPLASRFSDEFYRGFHLAKEEERGNTSKLKITGEKQSLLSWERTKENPDLVIINLPQKLAPNQKTELQLTYDAKIPSNKFTKYGYDDFGNMNLKNWFLTPARYENHEFVRYSNENLDDIPNAVTDFEVELRVSKEFEISTDLDENEEIIANEDYSIHKLIGKNRIDFSLHIEPIASFTSFKNDNFEVLTNLNGEKITPYAQAQAIDCVVRFVKKLIGDYPFKKIIISQTDYERNPFYGLNQLPSFIRPFSDEFTYEIKFLKTYINVFLNNSLYINNRKDSWVHNGIQIYIMMKYIEENYPGTKMLGSAASYKLLKSYNLTNLDFNEQYSYFYMLMARKNLDQALGEPKNKLIKFNEQIASKYRAGLSLRFLNSYLENDAVSKSINNFYIKNNKQQTDALDFENALKNQTTKNIDWFFKTIIYSRDLIDYKFDKVTKTTDSIQFSLKNKTGINVPIPIYGTNKGEIVFKEWIEPGPKYSIYSLARNGANKIILNYKNEVPEYNLRNNWRSLKSFFPNNRPLKFVFAKDLEDPYYNQIIYMPSFEYNLYDGLIAGMRLHNKTILEKPFTFTINPSYSSNSNTFSGSGGFSINKNYRDSRLFNVKYSLAGSYFHYAPDATYTKINPSILLQIRENDIRDNKKQLIYFRHVMVDRQKSEIVTNNPTNNYSVFNARYINTKTEVTEHFSFVNDVQLASNFGKLSGEIEYRKLFEDNHRFNIRLYAGSFLYNKINNDYFSFGIDRPTDYLFDYGLYGRSESSGFFSQQFILAEGGFKSKLNTAFANQWISTINTGYNIWNWIEVYGDVGLVKNKYQSPKFIFDSGIRLNLVTDYLELYLPVYSSNGWEITQNRYNEKIRFIITFSPKALLNLFNRKWF, encoded by the coding sequence ATGTATATTGAAATAGTAATCAAACCCAAATTTACATTGAAAGCATTTTTCAAAATTTTAATGTCTATTATTGTGATTTTTGCTGGCCAAAAGAAAGTTTTGGCACAGCATAAAAATCAACTATTTGTAGATGTAGATACTGAAACTCATGTTTTACATGTGAATCAAAAGATTACCTATTTCAATACAACAAATGATACCATTTCAAGAATTATATTAAACGATTGGAATCATGCCTATTCTAATTTACAAACTCCTTTAGCATCAAGGTTTTCAGATGAATTTTATCGTGGTTTTCACCTTGCCAAAGAGGAAGAAAGAGGCAATACTTCAAAATTAAAAATTACTGGAGAGAAACAATCTTTATTATCTTGGGAACGAACAAAAGAAAATCCTGATTTAGTAATTATAAATCTGCCTCAAAAATTAGCTCCAAATCAAAAAACGGAACTCCAACTTACTTATGATGCCAAAATTCCAAGTAACAAGTTTACTAAATACGGATATGATGATTTTGGTAATATGAACTTAAAAAATTGGTTTTTAACCCCCGCTCGATATGAAAACCACGAATTTGTTAGATACAGCAATGAAAATTTAGATGATATTCCTAATGCGGTTACAGACTTTGAAGTTGAATTAAGAGTGAGCAAAGAATTTGAAATTAGTACCGATTTAGATGAAAATGAAGAAATTATAGCTAATGAAGACTATTCAATTCATAAATTAATTGGTAAAAACCGCATCGATTTTAGTTTACATATCGAACCAATAGCAAGTTTTACGAGTTTTAAGAACGATAATTTTGAAGTATTGACTAATTTAAATGGAGAAAAAATTACTCCTTATGCTCAAGCTCAAGCTATAGATTGTGTTGTTCGATTTGTAAAAAAACTAATTGGTGATTATCCTTTTAAAAAGATTATTATTTCACAAACTGACTATGAACGAAATCCTTTTTATGGCTTAAATCAGCTTCCTTCATTCATCAGACCTTTTTCAGACGAGTTTACCTATGAAATTAAGTTTTTAAAAACCTACATTAATGTTTTTCTAAACAATAGCCTTTACATCAATAATCGAAAAGACAGCTGGGTTCACAATGGAATTCAAATCTATATCATGATGAAATACATCGAGGAGAATTACCCAGGAACTAAAATGTTAGGTAGTGCTGCATCTTATAAATTACTCAAAAGTTATAACCTAACCAACCTAGATTTTAACGAGCAATACAGTTATTTTTATATGCTTATGGCTCGAAAAAATTTAGATCAGGCCTTGGGTGAACCTAAAAATAAATTAATTAAATTCAATGAGCAAATTGCAAGCAAATACAGAGCAGGACTTAGTTTACGATTCCTAAACAGCTATCTCGAAAATGATGCTGTGAGTAAAAGCATCAATAATTTCTACATTAAAAATAATAAACAACAAACAGACGCATTGGATTTTGAAAATGCTCTAAAAAATCAAACTACTAAAAATATTGATTGGTTCTTTAAAACGATTATCTACTCCAGAGATCTTATCGATTATAAATTTGACAAGGTTACTAAAACAACTGATAGCATCCAATTTTCACTAAAAAATAAAACAGGGATTAATGTTCCTATTCCGATTTATGGAACAAACAAAGGTGAAATTGTATTTAAGGAATGGATAGAACCAGGACCGAAATACAGTATTTATAGCCTAGCGCGAAATGGAGCGAACAAAATTATTTTAAATTATAAAAACGAAGTTCCTGAATACAATTTAAGAAACAACTGGAGATCACTAAAATCATTTTTTCCTAACAATAGACCCTTAAAATTTGTATTCGCAAAAGATTTAGAAGACCCTTACTATAACCAAATTATATACATGCCTTCTTTTGAATACAACCTCTATGATGGGCTAATTGCAGGAATGAGACTCCATAATAAGACGATACTTGAAAAACCTTTTACCTTTACTATTAACCCATCCTACTCCAGCAACTCGAATACTTTTTCAGGATCTGGAGGCTTTTCAATAAATAAAAACTACCGAGACAGCCGATTATTTAATGTGAAATATTCGCTTGCGGGTTCTTATTTTCATTATGCACCTGATGCTACTTATACTAAAATAAATCCTAGTATTTTATTACAAATCAGAGAAAACGATATTAGAGACAATAAAAAACAACTAATCTATTTTAGACACGTAATGGTTGATCGCCAAAAAAGTGAAATTGTAACCAATAACCCCACAAATAATTACTCCGTTTTTAATGCGAGGTATATCAATACGAAAACAGAAGTTACCGAACATTTTAGTTTTGTAAATGACGTCCAATTGGCTAGCAATTTTGGTAAACTTTCTGGAGAAATAGAGTACCGAAAACTTTTCGAGGACAATCATCGGTTTAATATTCGCCTCTATGCAGGTAGTTTTTTATATAACAAAATTAATAATGACTACTTTAGTTTTGGTATAGATAGACCTACCGATTATTTATTTGATTATGGTTTGTATGGTCGTTCGGAGAGTAGCGGATTTTTTAGTCAGCAATTTATTTTAGCCGAAGGAGGATTCAAATCTAAACTAAATACCGCCTTTGCTAATCAATGGATTAGCACCATTAATACTGGTTATAATATTTGGAATTGGATAGAAGTATACGGAGATGTAGGCTTAGTAAAAAACAAATACCAAAGTCCAAAATTCATTTTTGATAGTGGTATCCGACTTAATTTAGTTACAGATTACCTTGAGTTATACTTACCTGTATATTCTTCAAATGGATGGGAAATCACTCAAAACAGATACAATGAAAAAATACGTTTTATAATTACCTTTTCGCCAAAAGCACTTTTAAACCTTTTCAATCGAAAATGGTTCTAA
- a CDS encoding acyl carrier protein phosphodiesterase: MNFLAHIYLSGDDELVKIGNFMADGIRGKQFEKYPETIQKGILLHRAIDTYTDAHPFFRKSTKRLHERYHHYAGVIVDIYYDHFLAKNWNNYSDEDLEVYISRFYQSMHTHYDLLSEKAQNILPYMEKQNWLLNYQFIEGIQQILTQMDRRTNNKSNMRFATEELTSYYTDFENEFTIFFKEIKNYSSQQLNSL; this comes from the coding sequence ATGAATTTCTTAGCACATATCTATCTTTCTGGCGACGACGAACTTGTAAAAATTGGCAATTTTATGGCTGATGGTATTCGAGGGAAACAATTTGAAAAATATCCAGAAACAATTCAAAAAGGAATTCTGTTACACCGTGCAATCGATACTTATACTGACGCGCACCCTTTTTTCAGGAAAAGTACCAAACGTTTACACGAGCGCTACCATCATTATGCGGGCGTAATTGTTGATATTTATTATGATCATTTTTTAGCCAAAAACTGGAACAATTATTCGGATGAAGACTTAGAAGTATATATCAGTCGTTTTTACCAATCCATGCATACACATTATGATTTACTTAGCGAAAAAGCGCAAAATATTTTACCTTATATGGAAAAACAAAATTGGCTTTTAAATTACCAATTCATCGAGGGTATTCAGCAAATATTAACACAAATGGATCGCCGTACAAACAATAAATCAAATATGCGTTTTGCCACTGAAGAACTTACAAGCTATTATACCGACTTTGAAAATGAATTCACCATTTTCTTTAAAGAAATCAAAAACTATAGTTCTCAACAATTAAATAGTCTATAA
- the uvrA gene encoding excinuclease ABC subunit UvrA, producing MLDKDNTIEVLGARVHNLKNIDISIPREKMVVITGLSGSGKSSLAFDTIYAEGQRRYVETFSAYARQFLGGLERPDVDKIDGLSPVIAIEQKTTSKSPRSTVGTITEIYDFLRLLYARGADAYSYNTGEKMVSYSDEQIKELIVNDFANKRINILAPVIRARKGHYGELFQQIAKQGFLKVRVNGDTLDITPGMKLDRYKTHDIEIVVDRLLIDNSEDNQKRLSESINTAMHHGENVLMILDQDSQEIRYFSRNLMCPSTGISYQNPEPNLFSFNSPKGACEHCNGLGTVNEINVKKIIPNPKLSIKAGGFAPLGEYKSSWIFKQLEIIGQKYNFKITDPIENIPDEAMEMILNGGKEKFTINSKDLGVARDYKIDFEGIAHFIKSQHDESGSTTIKRWAKDFMDELECPVCEGSRLKKEALFFKIDEKNIAELCNMDISDLTKWFHNLNSHLSDKQLLIASEVIKEIKDRLDFLMNVGLDYLALSRSSKSLSGGEAQRIRLATQIGSQLVGVLYILDEPSIGLHQRDNEKLIHSLEQLRDIGNSVIVVEHDKDMIERADYVIDIGPKAGKFGGEIISIGTPKETLKSNTITAQYLNGKMKFEIPKKRREGNGKFLKLSGATGNNLKNVSIELPLGKMICVTGVSGSGKSTLINETLYPILNAHYFNGVKKPQPYKKIEGLEHIDKVIDIDQSPIGRTPRSNPATYTEVFTEIRALFTKTPESMIRGYKAGRFSFNVAGGRCETCQGSGVRTIEMNFLPDVYVECETCQGKRFNRETLEIRYKGKSISDVLNMTVDEAVPFFENIPKIHRKIKTIQDVGLGYITLGQQSTTLSGGEAQRIKLAGELSKKDTGNTFYILDEPTTGLHFEDIRVLMEVIHKLVDKGNTILIIEHNLDVIKLADYIIDIGPEGGKGGGTVVAKGTPEEVAEVKKSYTAKFLKKELEQS from the coding sequence ATGTTAGACAAAGATAATACTATTGAAGTTTTAGGTGCTAGGGTTCACAACCTTAAAAATATAGATATTTCGATTCCTCGTGAAAAAATGGTGGTCATTACAGGACTTTCGGGCTCTGGAAAATCATCATTAGCTTTTGATACTATTTATGCCGAAGGGCAACGCCGCTATGTGGAAACTTTTTCGGCTTATGCTCGACAGTTTTTAGGCGGTTTAGAACGACCTGATGTGGATAAAATTGACGGATTATCGCCGGTCATAGCTATTGAACAAAAAACAACTAGTAAAAGTCCGCGTTCTACCGTAGGAACTATTACTGAAATTTATGATTTCCTTCGTTTACTTTATGCCCGAGGTGCCGATGCTTATAGCTACAATACGGGTGAAAAAATGGTTTCTTATTCGGATGAACAAATCAAAGAGTTAATTGTAAATGATTTTGCTAATAAGCGCATCAATATCTTAGCACCCGTAATTAGAGCGCGTAAAGGACATTATGGTGAATTATTCCAACAAATTGCCAAACAAGGTTTTTTAAAAGTCCGAGTTAACGGAGATACTCTAGATATTACTCCCGGAATGAAACTGGATAGATATAAAACCCACGATATTGAAATTGTGGTAGACAGATTGCTTATCGATAATAGCGAGGACAATCAAAAGCGTCTTTCCGAAAGTATTAATACAGCTATGCACCACGGCGAAAATGTATTGATGATATTAGACCAAGATAGTCAAGAAATACGTTATTTTAGTCGAAATTTAATGTGTCCTTCCACTGGAATTTCTTATCAAAATCCGGAACCTAATTTATTTTCTTTCAATTCTCCAAAAGGAGCTTGCGAACACTGTAATGGCTTAGGAACGGTAAACGAAATCAACGTTAAAAAGATTATTCCTAATCCTAAACTTTCCATAAAAGCAGGTGGTTTTGCACCTTTGGGCGAATATAAATCTTCCTGGATTTTTAAACAATTAGAAATCATTGGACAAAAATATAATTTCAAAATTACGGACCCAATTGAAAACATCCCTGATGAAGCGATGGAAATGATTTTGAATGGTGGAAAAGAAAAATTCACCATCAATTCTAAAGACTTAGGAGTTGCCCGTGATTACAAAATAGATTTTGAAGGAATAGCACACTTCATTAAAAGTCAACATGATGAAAGTGGCTCAACCACCATCAAACGTTGGGCAAAAGATTTCATGGACGAATTAGAATGTCCTGTTTGTGAAGGATCTCGTCTAAAAAAAGAAGCCTTGTTTTTCAAAATTGATGAAAAAAATATTGCTGAATTGTGCAATATGGATATTTCAGATTTAACCAAATGGTTCCATAATTTAAATTCTCATTTATCAGATAAACAACTTCTTATTGCTTCTGAAGTAATCAAAGAGATAAAGGATCGATTGGATTTTTTAATGAATGTTGGTCTGGATTATTTGGCTTTAAGCCGAAGTTCAAAATCACTCTCAGGAGGTGAAGCACAACGCATTCGATTAGCAACACAAATTGGTTCCCAGTTAGTAGGAGTTCTTTATATTTTAGACGAACCTAGTATCGGTTTACACCAAAGAGATAATGAAAAACTCATCCATTCATTAGAACAATTACGTGATATTGGAAACTCGGTCATTGTAGTAGAACACGACAAAGACATGATTGAACGTGCCGATTATGTAATTGATATTGGACCTAAAGCAGGAAAATTTGGTGGTGAAATTATAAGTATTGGAACTCCAAAAGAAACCCTCAAATCGAATACCATTACAGCACAGTATCTTAATGGGAAAATGAAATTTGAAATTCCTAAAAAACGTCGTGAAGGCAATGGAAAATTCTTAAAACTATCAGGTGCAACGGGAAACAATTTAAAAAATGTTTCTATCGAATTGCCTTTAGGTAAAATGATTTGTGTAACCGGAGTGTCAGGAAGTGGAAAATCTACTTTAATAAACGAAACACTCTACCCTATCTTAAATGCTCACTATTTTAATGGAGTTAAAAAACCACAACCCTACAAAAAAATAGAAGGTTTAGAACATATTGACAAAGTTATTGATATTGACCAAAGTCCAATTGGTAGAACGCCACGATCTAATCCAGCTACCTATACCGAAGTCTTTACCGAAATCAGAGCCTTATTTACAAAAACCCCAGAAAGTATGATTCGGGGTTACAAAGCGGGTCGTTTTAGTTTCAATGTAGCAGGTGGCCGCTGTGAAACTTGTCAAGGTTCAGGAGTGCGAACTATCGAAATGAACTTCTTACCCGATGTTTATGTAGAATGTGAAACTTGTCAAGGAAAACGCTTTAATAGAGAAACCTTAGAAATTCGCTATAAAGGAAAATCCATTTCGGATGTATTAAATATGACCGTAGATGAAGCAGTTCCTTTCTTTGAAAATATCCCTAAAATTCACCGAAAAATTAAAACCATTCAGGATGTTGGCTTAGGATATATTACTTTGGGACAACAAAGTACTACACTTTCTGGTGGAGAGGCGCAACGCATAAAATTGGCAGGAGAATTATCAAAAAAAGATACAGGAAATACTTTTTATATCTTGGACGAACCTACAACTGGTTTACATTTCGAAGACATTCGAGTGCTAATGGAAGTTATCCATAAATTAGTCGACAAAGGAAATACTATATTGATTATTGAACATAATCTGGATGTAATCAAACTAGCCGATTATATTATCGATATAGGGCCAGAAGGCGGGAAAGGCGGCGGAACAGTCGTTGCAAAAGGAACACCAGAAGAAGTAGCAGAGGTCAAAAAAAGCTATACCGCCAAATTCTTAAAAAAAGAACTCGAACAATCGTAA
- a CDS encoding TIGR00730 family Rossman fold protein, producing MLLEDFENDEEKIIQDRLKQKTWNEIRTNDSWAIFKIMSEFVNGFENMGRIGPCVSIFGSARTKPDNKYYQLAEKIAFKISKAGYGVITGGGPGIMEAGNKGAHLGGGTSVGLNIDLPFEQHFNPYIDHDKNLNFDYFFVRKVMFVKYSQGFVVMPGGFGTLDEMFEAITLIQTKKIARFPIILVGSSYWSGLIDWIKKVLLEQENAISPEDLNLFKIVDNEDEVVTVLDNFYKKYTLKPNF from the coding sequence ATGCTTTTAGAAGATTTTGAAAATGATGAAGAAAAAATCATCCAAGACCGATTAAAACAAAAAACATGGAATGAAATTCGTACCAATGATAGCTGGGCTATTTTCAAAATCATGTCGGAGTTTGTTAATGGTTTTGAAAACATGGGACGTATAGGTCCATGTGTTTCCATTTTTGGTTCTGCCCGAACAAAACCTGATAATAAATACTATCAATTAGCCGAAAAAATTGCTTTCAAAATTAGTAAAGCGGGTTATGGTGTAATAACGGGTGGTGGACCAGGAATTATGGAGGCTGGAAATAAAGGCGCTCATTTAGGTGGAGGGACTTCTGTAGGACTTAATATTGACCTCCCATTTGAACAACATTTCAACCCTTATATCGACCATGATAAAAACCTTAATTTTGACTATTTTTTTGTTAGAAAAGTAATGTTTGTCAAATATTCTCAAGGTTTTGTAGTAATGCCTGGTGGTTTTGGGACCTTAGACGAAATGTTTGAAGCGATAACACTAATACAAACCAAAAAAATTGCTCGTTTCCCAATTATTCTGGTAGGGAGTAGTTATTGGTCAGGTTTAATCGACTGGATAAAAAAAGTATTATTAGAACAAGAAAATGCCATAAGTCCAGAAGATTTGAATCTATTTAAAATTGTGGACAATGAAGACGAAGTTGTTACCGTTTTAGATAACTTTTATAAAAAATACACCTTGAAACCTAATTTTTAA
- a CDS encoding DNA alkylation repair protein encodes MSFILELENQFKEKANSLEAKKMAKYMKNHFGFYGIKTTERRLIFKNIWKKHQEEINTNFQSIVWELFNKEQRELQYCAIEIAMKEFKGKYKKEAILFIEKLIITNSWWDSVDTISKYILGQYLIEFPEMIPEIVAKFSNSNNMWLNRSAILFQLGYKEKTDFELLKSICIQHQNSREFFIQKAIGWSLREYAKTNPKAIIEFVTKSNLKPFSRKEATKNLNLAQK; translated from the coding sequence ATGTCGTTTATTCTTGAACTTGAAAATCAATTTAAAGAAAAAGCAAATAGTCTTGAAGCCAAGAAGATGGCTAAATACATGAAAAATCATTTTGGTTTTTACGGCATTAAAACCACCGAAAGACGATTAATTTTTAAAAATATCTGGAAAAAACATCAGGAAGAAATTAATACCAATTTCCAAAGCATTGTTTGGGAACTTTTCAATAAAGAACAAAGAGAACTTCAGTATTGCGCCATTGAAATTGCAATGAAAGAATTCAAAGGTAAATACAAGAAAGAGGCTATTCTATTCATCGAAAAATTAATTATAACCAACTCTTGGTGGGACAGTGTAGATACCATTTCAAAATACATTTTAGGACAATATCTTATAGAATTTCCAGAAATGATTCCAGAAATTGTTGCAAAATTTTCCAATTCCAATAATATGTGGCTAAATCGAAGTGCTATTTTATTTCAATTAGGCTATAAAGAAAAAACCGATTTTGAATTATTAAAATCTATTTGTATTCAACATCAAAATTCAAGAGAATTTTTTATTCAAAAAGCAATTGGTTGGTCTTTACGAGAGTACGCTAAAACAAATCCAAAGGCCATAATTGAATTTGTCACTAAAAGCAATTTAAAACCTTTTAGCAGAAAAGAAGCTACAAAAAACCTTAATCTTGCCCAGAAATAA